Part of the Cryptococcus neoformans var. neoformans JEC21 chromosome 11 sequence genome, AATGTTGTACCAACATGTCACTAATCATCATATGTACTCTCTATGTAATTGTAATTCTCTATGTCTCGCTTTAAAATGAATGTCTGTAAAAAGACAAAATACTGTACTGGTACAACTCTATAATTAGATAAGTGAGCAGTGAGACTGAATAAATGGGACATGGAGTTTGACCTCGTTTAATCTTTTAAGAAATGATACTACTCCTTCTAGACCACCAAtgcttctttttgttcaATGTACCATTCTCTGAAAAACCTGATCCTTGCTCCTGGACTTTCTTCAGTTTCCTTCCTTCGACCTTGCTCCCGGCAACGGCCTTTCCCCACATGCCTCCTCGACCTAGGGCTGTACCACTCGCAGCAGTGATGTTACTCCCTGattgcttgttgttgatcaCTTCAGCAAATTTGATATCGCTTGATAGCTCATGGAAAATGGGTGCATGGTGAGAGGGAGATTGAAGTTGCAGTTGCTCATTAATATTCCCGGGATCAGCAACTTGAGGAACAGTGGGAGAAGCAGGCGCGACTGCCCAATTCTCAGGAGCAGCATACGCATGAACGGAAGGGTGCTCCATAGTAGCTTTAACCTCTCGCTGCCTCAAGGTCGAATAAGGGTCCAGGGGGTGTCCATAAAAGGAATTTTGTTGGTGGATTGCATCATAGTGGATGCCGGGATAGGAGGAAGCAATGGCAGGTGATGGTTCAACCATCTCACTACCAGAACCGGTGGTAGCATTGGCGCTCAATCCGTTGGTAACAGCTGTCGTCTGTCTGTCATCAGGGACCTCTTGCCCCTTTTGGGcaccttgccctttttcCATAACTTCCGCAAGATGATCGATCGCATTTCTCCAAGTTTCTTCAGCCTTGTGCACATTCATCAAGCCAAGGGCTCCCAATTCGTGTAGTTCGCTCAGCATACTGGTCGGAAGAGACACTCCTCTACGTTTCCTATCTTGTGATGGGTCATTTCCGTAAGGTCGTGTGGAAAGACCGGCTGCACGCATGTGATCATCGCGAACTTCTTTGGTTGTTGGCTTCCCATGAGAGTAAACCGAAGTAGATCTTCTGTGGCCGTCAAACATTAAAGGCGTCCCACTACGGTGCAGACCTTCCAAATTGTTATCTCTTTCTCGGCTAGTTGTATCTTCGTTCTCTACCTTCCCAGCTAATCTCATCAACACATTTCCCCACTCCAAACTCTCTTCGGCCATCTTATGCATAGCTTCGCCCGTGTCCTTGATCGTGGATGAATATTTGAGTAGGGCCTTTGCGTGGGCAGAAAGTAGGTGGCTTGCAATGGCGAGAATGATGCTGTCCTGGGCAAAAGTGGGAGAGccggaggaagaagcggggATAGGGATTTGAGGCTGGACAGAAGCCAGAGTCTGAAACGCTGGGGTTTccgaagaaggatggggcGAGAGAGCTGGGGACGGTGGCAGGGAAGTTGGAATGCTTTCGTCAAACATACCCGGCGTAGTGTGAGTAGCTGAATGACGTCGGTCGGGGCTGGTTGTGACAAGGACATGCTGCAGGGAGAAAGATCTATCATAGCCATTCACAGTGGATGAGTGACTGGAAGACGATGCATGATGTGCAACAGATGGCGAAAAGGAAGCATCGTGGCTTGACCCCAACACGTCATCAGTCGTCAGTGTCTGTGGGGATGGCCCATTGGCCGTCGCATCACCCTCAGGCTGGCTCTCAACAGGGCCCTCAGGTCCAAGCGGCGTGCGAAATAATACTTCTTCAGCCTTCTCCTGACCGTTATCCTTGTATCTGTCGTCCTGTTCCTCCACATGATTCTCCACGTAAAGGATCCTTCTTACGCCATCCGACTGAGTATGCGGAGAGCCCGCTCGCTCAGGAATGCTCTTGAAACCAGTAGAACTGAAAGCATGAGCTTGCTCGTGCTCCTGAGCGTCATAGTCTTCTGAACCGTCGTCCCTTATTCCAAAGATACCAGAGGTTCGAAAGACTTGAACAGGTTTGGTAATCTCTTCAGTAGGCTCTTCTGGCCTGAGCTCCCCCAGCAATGTGAGCGGTGACCTCGAACCAGGAGACTGGCATGGTGTGGAGCCCTGGGAAGATTTCGCACTCGAATTTCCCTGCTTTTGAACTCTTTTGGACAGCCTTCGGATAGCAAGTCGTTCTTTCATGGAACTTCTGGAGTCTGGCGAGTTGTCCGAATTATTGCTACCAAAAATAGAGGAAAGAATGCTCGAGACTCTAGTGAGAGTAACGATGTTCTTAGTATCCCCAGAAGTCTTGATGCTAGATGAACGGGAGGGATATGACTGAGCTGAGCCAGGTGTCGAGCTGGGACAGGCGGGGTGCAAAATATCCTTTTCCGGGACCAGCAAAGAATCGAAAGGCTATTTCTCCGTCAAACTCAATCATACCACACCAACCACCAATGAACTCACTTGAGCATCGGAATGCTTATTCTGATCTTGTTCGGATACATTTGATGTAACAGTCACCACAGTTGGGATCCCTTTCTGACTTGGTGCGCCATTATAACTTGCCATCTTTTGTGGGGTAGGACGATGAACGTGGAAGCTATGCGGACGACGTTTGATGAGACTGTGGCGGCGCCTAGTGGGTAATACATCCTCCTTAACCAATTTGGTGTCGAACTTCATATCGTCGGTAAGGATAGGTATATTGTGCAAAGTCGGATGGAGAACTCCAGGAGAGGCTGCAGCAGACCTATGAGAGTTGGTATCCTGATATCGCTGTCAGCCCAACCGCAGGATAATGAAGTGATGGCTAACCAAAGAAGATCTGCTCGCATGTGAATGTGGCCTTGAATTAGGGGGGCTGACAAAATAAGAGCGGTTAGATGTATTAATGGTCCGCTGCCTCGCAGCCTTTTCATTGGTATCGACGTAGGGCGCATTAACGGTAAGATCTATACCTGAAGTGGGATTAGACTGCCCTTGTGCTTGCTGGTCACCAAATTTGACCTTCATTTTTTTGTCCTTAAgcatcttctcaatctgCTTATCTCTCATTTCCTTGACTTTTGTGGCTTTTTCCGtactttccttttctttaatCTCCTGCTCCCCGAGGGCCTTGGCTTGCTTGCTGTGAGGGTAGTACCTCTCGAGGTATCTCCGCCTGGCCTCGTCGCTGATGACACCATAAGGCGATGGGCTAGATGGTGGAGCGATGCTTTTGACGAGTTTTGGTTTACTAGAATAGACTGAAcgagggggaggaaggagacctccaggagaagaggctttgagggaagaaaacGTGGTACAGGAAGCAGTGGTAGGACTGATAACGTCACCAAGAAGCTTTCGAATGGGTATAAAAGAGCGTTGATTGCTTGATGGAGAAGCAGGTTGGGGGATCTGACTGCGGGATTCAGTTAAATGAGAGCAAACGCTCACTGCTGAGGATTGCACACTGCCATCGACTTGCGGAAACGACTTGGGAGGCCGAGATTGCCGTACGATATCTTCCGAGTCTTTGTTCACAGTACTTTTATTCCTGCTTCCATCTTGCTCGGCACCTGCATCACCAGggggaagagcaagggTGTGAAAAGAGTTTGGGGCGGTGAGCTCTGTGATGGACGACAGCATGCGAGCAGGAGCGTCTGACAAAGTGGCCATGATGGCaagtaaaagaaagagaagaagaggttggtaggaaggaaggaactGAAATCGGTTCAAAGCGGTATCTGGGGCTTCCATGGTTATTATAGGAGacggggaggaaggaagagcggTTGACTCACCTAAGGACTGCGAGATaaggaaggcgagggagaaagagaggagttGGTTCAACAGCACGCCACCTGTGGGCCGCTCAGGCGCGCTGATTTGAGCTAAGCGATAAGCGTAGGGAAACCTTGCTTGCGGTGATTGATGTCTACTAAAAGGATGATCGCGTCTTGGGCCGAGACACGGCCAGGTCAGCAAATCTGAAGAGGGCGCACCCTACAAAAAAGTAATGACGCTTTGGAAATAATATCGCAATGACCTCTTACTTATAAGCGAATCTTCTTTGGGGTCTGAAATGCCTTCGATTTCTCTCAGACTGAGGTAGTCTTCGATGGCAGGAGAGGTGGTAAGAAGGTGGGAataagaaggatgaggtaTGAAGTGGACACTCGTGGCCCGTAGCGGGCagcgaggaaggaagaaaggatgaagCGTCTGCATGACCTTACAGGGCCGAGCTGAGGAGCGAGAAGGTAGGTCAAGGCGACATTAATCCTTAGAGTAAATTGATGCAAGTGACGAACCGGGGGACGTGCACCGTATCTCGCCATTTTCACCTTACGAGTACGGACGCGTCAGGATTGATTCCCTTCGGCTCTCGTAGTGATCACGCATCTTTTCCATTGTAGGCCTCTTGAAAAGTATGCTGCAAGTGGCTGCAGTCGATAACGTGAGCGTCGATCCAAGGATACTATTAGTAGCTTACCATTACAATGACTACATCAGGCAAAAGGATCAGAAATATATTTCCTGCGTAGTGGTGGTTATTCGTCAGCAAACTCCGTTCCCCAGTTAGGATCCGCTTGCCTacttccacctccaagCTCCTACTCCGACGGaaacaaaaaagacaagaacAAAGCAGCCACATGGCTGAATGATGAGATATGATAGATGCATTGCACTGCTTGTTGCTTGATTTGTACTGGCACAACATTTCTTCtacttctcttctcctacATAGCCCACACCTTGGCGCATCCGTCTCTTCCCCCAGACACCAAGTACTTGTCGATGAACCTCATTTTTTCCGCTGGCTTGGTATGGCCGTTGACTACCAACCGCGAGTGGGCGTGAGTCGTGCGGTTGTACACCTCCACGCCATTTTCTCCAGTGCACGCCACCACTTTGCGGCTATCGAATTGAAGTGCTGTAACCGGGTATTCGTATTTGTGGACTTCCGAAACGGAACCCATGCGGAGATCCCATATCTAAATGACATGAGCAAACGACCCCTTCCTATTTAGTAAAAGGTTTTACTTACTCTGACAGTTCGGTCCAAACTTCCCGTGACAATGTATTGCTCGTCAAACTGCAAGCATGTGACTGGAGCAGTATGTCCAATTAGAGTCCTATGTGCTTGTCCCGTCCTCATATCCCACATTCTCACGCCGCCATCCCCGCTTCCACTGGCCAAAGCGTAACCCCAGAACTGCACGCCTCCTACAAAGTCTTGATACATTTCCCACGTCCCATCGGCATAAGGTGGAGTTGGGACAGCGAAATTTTGGCCCGTCGCGGCGCCGAGGAGGGCAGCTCCCGACATGCCGACCAAGGAAGCACCGGGCGAGGGAAGAATGTCTTCGTACGTGTTGGAACCAAATGATGTTGACGAACGGTGGGAAAGACGCGGGGGTCGTTGAGGAGGTACAGACgacggcggaggaggaggattggAGATCGCCCACAGAATGTCCATAGTCAGAACACATTGCCCAGTAGCAACGTCCCATTGTCGGATCGTCTTATCTGAAGAGCCAGTGACCAAGCATCCATCTTCGTAATACAGTGATGTGACGCTCTTGCTGTGACCCTCCAAGGTTCTCACGCATGGGCTACCATCTCCAGGTTGTGGATCCTGAAGAGTGCCATCAGGCAGTTCATCGTCTTGCTCCGCAtgttctccatcttcttcatgcgCTCTTTGCTCGGCTATTCTCTCGAGAGGATCCTGTCGAGCAAGCTCTGCGAGCTGAGTATGGAGACGCTCTTCGTAATCTTCAACCATGCGCAGATCCCACAGACGAACGTTGCCATCGGCGCCGCCGGTCAGACATAAAGTATCTTCGACCTGCAAGGCTTTGACAGTCCCTGAATTACTGTCAACCACTGGCCCATCACATAAGATCTTGACTCACCTCTATGTCCTCGCAACTGTCCAAtctcctcaccatcacACAGGTCCCAAACCTTGACAACGTCGTCTTGTCCGGCAGTAACAAGCATTCCGTATGGTTCGTCAAAGTCCAGTGCGGTGATAGGTGCGGTGTGTCCATTTAAGGTCTGTTTCTCACATCAGATATGATTGTCCTCCATTCCGATAATCGTACTTACCATGAAAGCCACGCCAGATGGCAGCTCGTCATGTTCTGATGGCAGGAACGCCGgaccctttcttctccttgagcTCTTGTTACTGATGCCAGCACCACTAGAGCTAAGAGGTAATGACTTTGCGCCCGCTGCTGCTTTGATGGCCGGTGAGGCCATGAGCTCCTGCACACCCTCTAATTCATCATCTAATtccaaatcttcttcttgaagatgaagaagggatgcCTCAAGGTGACGGCGGATATCTTCCAACGCGTCAATCTTAGCTCCCACTTCAGCAATTTCAGATTGTATCAAGGACTAGATAGATGTAAGTGTCGACAACCACCAAAATAAAATCACGTTTTGACGCACCTGCCTAACATGCAGATTCTCCTTATCCTGGCCAATCTCGTCTGCTTGTTTGGCCAGATCTTCTAACCTCAGCTTGCCTTCCAAATGTCTTCCTTCCGTGAATCTCCtgctctccctcttctttcgtctcttcttcaccgcaTGCCGGCCCACACCGAgctccccatcctcttcatcttctcccttttccgTTAATAATCCTCTTGCTCGATCCCCGAGTTTCTTCAACCCAATCTTCCCTCCCAAATCTTCATCCACAATTCCACCTctcaccatccttctccgctGCTTCGCCAGCTCTGAAGAGGGTATCGTGGCCTTGAAGCCTCTTATTAGGCTGGGTGAGTTTTGGCCATTTTGAGGATGCGAGACATCGCCAAGCGAAAGCGAAGCAAGATTGTCTACTGCCTCCAAAATagcaagagaagaggcagtTGGCCGGGAAGACTTGTTGAAAGGAAGGTTGGTTGGGAGGCGCAACAGTGGGTATGGTGCACCGGGATGTGAGGACTTTGAAAGCGATTGTTGGCTAGATGAGGCGGCATTCAGAAATCGCGGTTGCATCAAAGATGGGGCGACTACGTGTCCAGATTAGCGATGTCTGTATATCTAAAGAAATTACCATGGATGTTACCTACGGTCTGACAAAATCCTAGCACTCTCTGATCTTCTGTGATCTCCTTGAAAGGGACCGATTAGGACCTCTTTGGCGATAGAGAGCGTGCCATTTAAAGATGAGAAGTATGGAGATGAAATTGGGTCCAGCGCTGAGCGTAGAGGCTTGTCGTGATCATGGTGGTTGGCCATGGGTATTCCTGCAACGTGTAGGCTTATTGCCGGATTTAAAAAAGTAAAAcgaatgagaagaagagaaagtaAAGAGAAGCCGGGAAGAATGAGGTCAGCGGCGGTAACGGCGGCAGCGAGAAAACGCTTTGAGGCGAAGAGAAGCGTCTTTTTTATGGTCTTCTCGACGTGTCGTATATTCTAAAGACCTCTACGTAATCGTAATAACTCCCGAGCCATTGATTTTCAGGTGGCCAAGTACCCTTAAATGGCTCTCGTCACTATCACCGGCTTCCCATGCTCTGGCAAGTCCACCCGCGCTCAGCAACTCAAGCAATATTTTGAAAAACGTCTGAAAGAGCCGGAATATGACGGTCCAGCTCTAGAAGTAGTGGTCGTAGACGACGAGTCATCTCATGTACCCCGCTCCACCTATGATTGTATGTATTCATTACTGCTGGTGGATATCTAGGCTCATAAGCACTCAGCCAGCGCTCAGGAAAAACCAGGCCGTGCAAGCTTGTTCTCCAATGTCAACCGTTCGTTGGGGACAGACACCATCACCATTGTGGACTCTGCCAACTATATAAAAGGCTTCCGCTACCAGATGTACTGTGCTGCTCGAGAGGCACATACACGAGTCGCTACTGTAAGCTTGTCATTGTGTTTGTGGTTATCATAGTTGACAATGCTGTCAAGATTCATGTTGTTGCTCCACCTGATATGTGTCGAAAATGGCATGAAAAACGAGGAGAATGCTCTTACAAGCAAGCTACGTACGTGATGGCTCTTTGAGTTCTCAGAGCAATTGCTAAATTAGAAAGCAGGTTCGACAATCTTATCATGCGATACGAAGAACCGTCGTCCATGGTGCGATGGGATAGCCCACTGTTTACAGTACCATGGGATGAGGATCCACCATTCGAAGACATATGGAATGCCATTATAAAAGGTGACAAGAAACCTCCTACTTCTGCTGTTCTTCAGGTGGGTATTGCTTTCCTCTAATATTGGCACTATCTTGACTTATGAGCTCAGAGGAGTAAACCACCCCCTAATACTCTTCAAACTTTGACGGCAACCACATCTCTCATAaattcttccctcctctctcaccTCACTTCTCTGCCAAattccaccaccttccccataccttctcctccagctccatcgtcttcatccttgGTTCTCCATCTACCAGCGAAGAAAATAACACTCAGTGAGATGTCTAGACTCAAAAGGCAGTACGAGACGGTGCAGGTTAAGGCACAGGCTAGCGGAGGTTTAGCAGCGGCAGGAAATTGGACAGAAGGGGATGTCGCAACGGGATACGTGAGATTTTTAGAACAGACTTGGGAGACTGGGTGATGAGATATTTGTGCTAATATAATGATACATATTCAAGAATGCTACAATGGTATTCCTAATGCTGGTTATATGTGATATATGTTTCTAATCTAATCTAAAGATGGACAGTTTTCTGGCTTCAGCTGATAGTTTCGCCTTTGCTCATCTGTTATACGTCAAATCAACAGGGCAACTCTCGACACAACTCGTTTATAGGGGAGTAACGTACAAGTTTCCACTTGCTCGTACGCTCGATTCAACCTCACTtgatcctcttctgcccCTCCGATGTCCGAGTGTTTGATTTTGCACAAAGTATAATACTTCTCTTTCAAGATGGAATTgacctctttctctttggATTTATCAAGGAGTTCGACTGCGAGGTTTTCCACTCCCAGCTCTGCGTAGTATCCATTGCGGTCGTGAAGCTTTCTCAAAGCATATTGCTCAGATGGACCATAGATGGAACTGCCAATCTTTTCCGCCTTGGCTCTCGCAAACTTCTCGTAGACAGCTTGTCGTTTGCTGCTGTGGGATCCAGAGGAAGTCCAAGCTGAAGAGTTAATCGAAGATGGCCCGAATAATCTAGAAGATAGAGAAGATGCGGGAGAAACGTTAGAAGCAGCGGAACGCTTAGTTCGAATGGTAGGATCAACtttggagaaaagggaagaagatgaagttgtCGTcgcctttttttcgattGGGAATGATGGCTCAGAGAAAGCTTGTCCTTGACCACATAACACTTTTCCTGTATATTCCCTGCGCAACAACTGGATAAATTTGACACCTGTTGCGATGATAAAATAAACTCACATCAGGGACTGTAGATGAGGGACAGTTGCGGAACCTATCAGAGGGATGATTTTATCGTCCTCCCAAGTCTCTTTTCTGATGGGCCCCCCGCGGCGCATAGCATTGAACAAGGTTGAAACAACGCTGGAGGATCCTTGATCCCCCATCAAACAATATCCTATGCCTCTCTCGGGGTGATCAAGCCATGTTCGACTGAAGATAAGCCCATTGTTCTAATAGTTTGAGATTAGTACTGTCCTTATATGTCCTATAGACATACGTGTTTAACATGATTAGATGACTGTGCTTTCCCTTTCGGCCAATCAACCACTAAATTGTGGCCATTATCGTTCAGTTCGCCATCGGTAACAGCTATTTCTCCGGAAGGTAGATACACTTTGTAAAGCAGACCTAATTGTCATTTATAAGTATTGTTGAATGCATTTTCGTATTTTGAGCTTACGATATGTTGGGATGGCAAACAATTTCTGGGCATGTCAGCTCAAGTCACTTCACCATATTGTCTTGAACATACTGTATCTCTCACTCGAACATGGATATCCTCCCACTCGCCGAACGTAGCATCGTGGGCTGAAATTATATTCTCCATATCTGATCGCTCAAGTTTGGGTGGGCCCCATGCAAATTTAGGACTTGTCACAGGATCAAATTGATTATTGTcatgaagaggagcaggagcacCGACGTTCTTGAAATCCCTGACGTACGGTGCTGGAGTTGGGGAGGGTAGAAAATCTGATAAACTTATCATAGAGCCGTTAAGTAACTTTTCTATTGATCCTTGCCTCATTCGAAGTACTTCTCGGAAATAGAGTCCAC contains:
- a CDS encoding trp-asp repeats containing protein, putative is translated as MANHHDHDKPLRSALDPISSPYFSSLNGTLSIAKEVLIGPFQGDHRRSESARILSDLAPSLMQPRFLNAASSSQQSLSKSSHPGAPYPLLRLPTNLPFNKSSRPTASSLAILEAVDNLASLSLGDVSHPQNGQNSPSLIRGFKATIPSSELAKQRRRMVRGGIVDEDLGGKIGLKKLGDRARGLLTEKGEDEEDGELGVGRHAVKKRRKKRESRRFTEGRHLEGKLRLEDLAKQADEIGQDKENLHVRQSLIQSEIAEVGAKIDALEDIRRHLEASLLHLQEEDLELDDELEGVQELMASPAIKAAAGAKSLPLSSSGAGISNKSSRRRKGPAFLPSEHDELPSGVAFMTLNGHTAPITALDFDEPYGMLVTAGQDDVVKVWDLCDGEEIGQLRGHRGTVKALQVEDTLCLTGGADGNVRLWDLRMVEDYEERLHTQLAELARQDPLERIAEQRAHEEDGEHAEQDDELPDGTLQDPQPGDGSPCVRTLEGHSKSVTSLYYEDGCLVTGSSDKTIRQWDVATGQCVLTMDILWAISNPPPPPSSVPPQRPPRLSHRSSTSFGSNTYEDILPSPGASLVGMSGAALLGAATGQNFAVPTPPYADGTWEMYQDFVGGVQFWGYALASGSGDGGVRMWDMRTGQAHRTLIGHTAPVTCLQFDEQYIVTGSLDRTVRIWDLRMGSVSEVHKYEYPVTALQFDSRKVVACTGENGVEVYNRTTHAHSRLVVNGHTKPAEKMRFIDKYLVSGGRDGCAKVWAM
- a CDS encoding expressed protein, whose translation is MPLGRLIPRPTSCTFSCAQHVSRTAKISNSRTYAARTANKQVPVGGSSLVETLVEQDPYQRIWFIRPLSLMMFNTESARAAHLNSIWRNYRYHETHIIPFWTLCILSDLRSEAIHRHTGGQDYANVAQRFCTEIGLNIAAVPDSHWCSGLYFREVLRMRQGSIEKLLNGSMISLSDFLPSPTPAPYVRDFKNVGAPAPLHDNNQFDPVTSPKFAWGPPKLERSDMENIISAHDATFGEWEDIHVRVRDTKLFAIPTYRLLYKVYLPSGEIAVTDGELNDNGHNLVVDWPKGKAQSSNHVKHNNGLIFSRTWLDHPERGIGYCLMGDQGSSSVVSTLFNAMRRGGPIRKETWEDDKIIPLIGSATVPHLQSLMEYTGKVLCGQGQAFSEPSFPIEKKATTTSSSSLFSKVDPTIRTKRSAASNVSPASSLSSRLFGPSSINSSAWTSSGSHSSKRQAVYEKFARAKAEKIGSSIYGPSEQYALRKLHDRNGYYAELGVENLAVELLDKSKEKEVNSILKEKYYTLCKIKHSDIGGAEEDQVRLNRAYEQVETYEQRRNYQLKPENCPSLD